Within the Channa argus isolate prfri chromosome 12, Channa argus male v1.0, whole genome shotgun sequence genome, the region ATCATATGGTTTGCAGACTCCTTTCATCTTAGTTTCAGTAATCAGCTACATACCTGTGATGATGTAGAGCCTCTAAGCCATACGGGTTGAGATAGTTTAGTGGCCGTCATTACCAGTTGTTGAATAAAGTCATATTCGTCAACACTGGCCATCAATGCAAGGTGTCCATTTTGAGACTGACAGCAGTTCTTCAGAAGGACACACAGACCAGGAATGTCATGGTATGTTCACACAGCGAGTCcagaaatgagaaaagacaagaccaaaaatgaccacacaaaatcacaaatggATGCTAGAATTTTAGCAATGACGTTATGGACCGAATCCAAATTCCCCTGATTACCTCAGCATCGTCCCAAGATGTTCGTGTCGAATTGCAGTAATAACAGCGGTCATTATAGGGAGTCCAGTTGGTGGGACAACGTGGCGTTTTGGTATCACGAGTCTCAGAAACCAACACTGTCCAACAGAATTTTACATGTGTATACTGATGCCATACAACAACATGAATTCTTTACTGTGCGTATTCAAGTACATGACACAGTGGTACACAAGTTCAATCACCTACATTTTATTCCACCTTAAATTCGCACTTGATTAAAGGAAGGAGGCAGGAAGtagtttattttatgtcaaataTCACATGTAATTACTGATAATGCCCAACGGGTTTTAAAACCTTTGACATAATAACTTGCCATTTACAAATCAATACTCACTAGCAGCTGTGACCAGAGTCAACATGCCACAGATTAGAAGAGACATTTTCACAATCTTCATGGACATGATGTAAATGTTCAAGACTATCACCTTTactgaagagaaacagagacatcactaacaaactaaaactttctccaaatgtttcatttcagaGGCAAAAGTCAGTAAGTGTTCAGAACAGACATAATTTCAACACAGATGCAAACAGGGACTCGTTACCAGAGAAGAGGTGAACAGGACAAACGATCACTGAGGTAGATTCAGGTCCAACACAGGCTTCAAAGGGAGCAAACAAAAGCTGGCCgaaggcttttatccaaactgtGATGGGCTGATAAGCTGCAGGTGAGAGTGGGTGGAGCCaggcagaaacagcagaaagacaaaagaacatgAACAGGAACTGCAGAGGGGGGAAACTGATGAGTTCTCAGCAAACCTGAATCTGTCAAAATAtgtttacagtataaatacattttctattttattttacccaAACAGTTCAGTCTCTAAGCTACTAAGCATTAAGGTTTATATGACAATGGCATTGTGTTAGTAGATCAGGTTAGAAGAAGTCATTTTCTACAACATCAGATAATTCTCTGCTCTTAAGCCTTTGTGCTGTGTTCTGTTTACAGTTCAAATTGTTGTAAGCCACATGTAGGCTACGTGTCTTCTTGCTGATTGTATTGGTCAACCTTCCTCTCCCATAGcggagccacatttggcttgagggaggaaggggttgagaccctcagtatggcttgaagatgatcgtcagtaagtctggacctgtacttggacttattgaagttcaagttagagaaaaCCTTTTCgtacaaatatgtgctcccaaaaaaaGGACATGGT harbors:
- the LOC137138380 gene encoding type-2 ice-structuring protein-like, whose translation is MSMKIVKMSLLICGMLTLVTAAMLVSETRDTKTPRCPTNWTPYNDRCYYCNSTRTSWDDAENCCQSQNGHLALMASVDEYDFIQQLVMTATKLSQPVWLRGSTSSQVGRWALFELALNFHLGSPAQLVCPAAECCLVMNFGDKKFGPLPCSNKLPFVCEKDQLQP